From Asterias rubens chromosome 6, eAstRub1.3, whole genome shotgun sequence, one genomic window encodes:
- the LOC117291546 gene encoding inner centromere protein-like, which produces MTAMLPSALTMDELPGFSLHLMASAKILKFEESWNANMKWLADVLEDAKHQFGREEVAIFPKTPAMKRRRQRIKRVSTIHPDNVENQLPVRNKRSCRASILSKDLQSIAPVRRSARASRTTITTQNNVKRTTRSRSTRASKKVTMLEHQGSSEQIPVAHSTDTGSCTDDTEDAESVSSSSEVKPKRSEKMSTNAPMETDECKTKVTSGDDAIGVLNSPNQKILKRSSGMRAKQQAKKLRLNSGEGISTISDTSDDCDAGKHRQSIPSSGQSQPDLVGPTESSPSKRPKRKNAASRYKDHVKRLINRHEHLISEVSASSDEEFQSPNIPKRTCKNGRKPKQTAKSVERHLKSQTQEKEEIVTEQSNDKAVSQIKKTHLSENNCPKQSIQTNNEGEIIEIQDKPFETVSQSKRGSSVKIMESTSYPPKEPEVSQDSELKPSIDSISEDEEETHMEEDSLNLPSVAKDSLEQPRIAKDSIEQPCIAKDSIEQPSAAKSSLEQPSIAKDSLEEPSIAIDSLEQPSIAKDSLEQPSIVVDSLEQHSIAIDRLEQHSIAINSLEQHSIAKDSLEPDPIKEENEKEIQKNNVNQDDHFQNQGNMTIDSLDQQNISEDSLCHSNISHDSLNQSSLHQGYQKNLRRSTRRSSAVVSHSKKRSSMYNHRTSIRKSVRKSSRCLHSTRASTRLSRRPHLEELPQDPKYRDNNSDVVLVDAFMEEDPESGTPEMNPTCTTPSRRMSMRHSSDNQGTQRITRATSRMADHVDLPNSIDSTSLSQTPDSDRESPSRKSPGASCSSDEDVISNTPSPRCPKDKIVRPRGTFLSSTKKESSKYMNNLHGMVSSFIKRNTPQKLTATERQREMKKQILSKHKREEEIRRKMETDKQRQREEQKRKRDERIRKVTEARERRVALQEQKRQELEIKQQQLTKMSSKQREDKKQEEIIRRQMQIKKKAEAEERRRQEEEARLLKIQEQEEEQKRHREMILRKKEYEEQERQRRIDEARRLQEQRRADTQKQRQEEQQRRLEQDLAKEREMQLLKEEREQERKAEMELKREIERRAREEALENERRLEAARIAREKERLKEQRHLVDMMQAERKRLECEQERERAEHERLKASILKHNTSACLNTTVTKDTSVLEGSPSSYNMTPQRVVIPSTAENYNIDDLHSGDSTDEEDAPRKNIPSWAQGARLKNALIKQCYNPPPNLETMFGPFDPPDLTLIFSKKRARYIKRTSSAVWDSPLLKV; this is translated from the exons ATGACAG CAATGCTACCATCAGCACTTACCATGGACGAACTACCAGGGTTCTCCCTCCACTTGATGGCGTCAGCAAAAATACTTAAATTTGAAGAGAGTTGGAACGCTAATATGAAATGGTTGGCTGATGTTTTAGAGGATGCAAAACATCAATTTGGCAG aGAAGAGGTAGCCATCTTCCCTAAGACACCGGCTATGAAAAGGAGACGACAGCGAATCAAGAGGGTGTCTACTATACACCCAGATAATGTAGAGAATCAGCTTCCAGTCAGAAACAAGAG AAGCTGCAGAGCATCTATTCTGTCTAAGGATCTTCAATCCATTGCTCCAGTACGAAGGAGCGCCCGTGCCTCTCGCACAACAATCACCACACAGAACAATGTCAAACGCACGACCCGTTCAAGATCCACACGCGCCTCCAAGAAAGTCACTATGTTGGAACACCAGGGCAGCTCAGAACAGATACCAGTTGCACATTCAACCGACACAGGAAGTTGCACAGATGACACAGAGGATGCAGAGAGTGTCTCTTCAAGCAGTGAGGTCAAACCAAAGCGTTCAGAGAAGATGTCAACAAATGCTCCCATGGAAACTGATGAATGCAAAACGAAAGTAACATCTGGAGATGACGCTATTGGTGTCCTCAACTCCCCAAACCAGAAGATTTTAAAGCGTAGCTCCGGAATGAGGGCAAAACAACAAGCAAAGAAATTGAGACTAAACAGTGGAGAAGGCATCTCAACTATTTCCGATACATCTGATGATTGTGATGCTGGCAAACATCGACAGAGCATTCCCTCAAGTGGTCAATCACAACCTGACTTAGTTGGTCCTACTGAGAGTTCCCCCTCAAAACGCCCTAAACGAAAGAATGCTGCGTCTCGCTACAAAGACCATGTTAAGCGGCTCATCAACCGCCATGAGCACCTCATCTCAGAGGTGAGCGCAAGCTCGGATGAGGAATTTCAGTCCCCAAACATCCCAAAACGTACATGTAAAAATGGcagaaaacccaaacaaacagcAAAGAGTGTGGAGAGGCATTTGAAATCACAAACACAAGAAAAGGAGGAAATAGTTACAGAGCAATCAAATGATAAAGCTGTCTCACAAATTAAAAAGACACATCTATCAGAAAACAACTGCCCTAAACAGTCCATCCAAACCAACAATGAAGGTGAAATAATTGAGATACAAGACAAGCCGTTTGAGACTGTATCCCAAAGCAAAAGAGGCTCATCAGTAAAAATCATGGAAAGTACATCTTACCCCCCAAAAGAGCCAGAAGTTAGCCAAGATTCAGAATTGAAACCATCCATAGATTCGATCTCTGAAGATGAAGAAGAGACGCACATGGAAGAAGATAGTCTAAATCTGCCGAGTGTTGCTAAAGATAGCCTGGAGCAGCCTCGTATTGCTAAAGATAGCATAGAGCAGCCTTGTATTGCTAAAGATAGCATAGAACAGCCTAGTGCTGCTAAATCAAGCTTAGAACAGCCTAGTATTGCTAAAGATAGCTTAGAGGAGCCTAGTATTGCTATAGATAGTCTAGAACAGCCTAGTATTGCTAAAGATAGTCTAGAACAGCCTAGTATTGTTGTTGATAGCTTGGAGCAGCATAGTATTGCTATTGATCGCTTGGAGCAGCATAGTATTGCTATTAATAGCTTGGAGCAGCATAGTATTGCTAAAGATAGCTTAGAGCCTGATCCcatcaaggaagaaaatgaGAAAGAGATCCAAAAGAACAATGTCAATCAAGATGACCATTTCCAGAACCAAGGCAACATGACCATAGACAGTCTCGATCAACAGAACATATCTGAGGATAGTCTGTGCCATAGTAATATCTCCCATGACAGTCTAAACCAGTCGTCTTTGCATCAAGGCTACCAGAAGAACCTTCGTCGCTCCACACGTCGTTCCTCAGCAGTGGTGAGTCATTCCAAGAAGCGTTCATCTATGTATAACCATCGTACCTCTATAAGAAAGTCAGTGCGAAAGTCTTCAAGGTGTCTTCACAGCACACGTGCAAGCACTCGATTAAGTAGACGACCTCATCTTGAGGAGTTGCCCCAGGATCCCAAGTATAGAGACAATAACAGTGATGTTGTCTTAGTGGATGCTTTCATGGAAGAGGATCCTGAGAGTGGAACCCCAGAGATGAATCCTACATGTACCACTCCATCTAGGAG AATGTCAATGCGCCATTCTTCGGACAACCAAGGAACACAGAGAATTACCCGTGCTACATCCAGGATGGCAGACCATGTTGACCTTCCAAACTCCATTGATTCAACATCATTGTCTCAGACACCTGATTCTGACAGGGAATCCCCAAGCCGGAAATCTCCTGGTGCATCTTG TTCTTCAGATGAAGATGTAATCAGCAACACACCCTCCCCGCGTTGCCCGAAAGATAAG ATTGTACGACCACGAGGAACCTTTTTGTCTTCTACCAAGAAAGAATCTAGCAAGTACATGAACAATCTGCATGGCATGGTATCATCCTTTATCAAGAGAAACACTCCTCAGAAACTCACAGCAACG GAGCGTCAGCGGGAAATGAAGAAACAGATATTGAGTAAACACAAACGGGAAGAGGAGATCCGACGAAAGATGGAGACTGATAAGCAGAGACAACGAGAAGAGCAGAAACG GAAGCGGGATGAACGCATCCGGAAGGTTACAGAAGCCCGGGAGCGCCGCGTGGCTCTGCAAGAGCAGAAACGACAAGAGCTTGAGATCAAACAGCAGCAGTTGACTAAAATGTCTTCCAAGCAGAGAGAGGATAAGAAACAAGAGGAGATCATTAGAAGACAGATGCAAATAAAGAAAAAGGCTGAGGCTGAAGAGAGACGTAGACAAGAGGAAGAAGCTAGACTCCTTAAGATACAAGAACAG GAAGAGGAGCAGAAGCGTCATCGTGAGATGATTCTTCGGAAGAAAGAATATGAGGAGCAGGAGAGACAGCGTCGTATAGATGAGGCAAGACGCCTTCAGGAGCAACGTCGTGCTGATACGCAGAAACAGAGGCAAGAAGAGCAACAAAGAAGACTTGAACAAGACCTAGCCAAGGAACGAGAAATGCAACTTCTCAAAGAAGAGAG GGAGCAAGAAAGAAAAGCAGAGATGGAGCTGAAGAGGGAGATTGAAAGACGAGCCAGGGAAGAAGCATTGGAAAATGAACGTCGTTTAGAAGCAGCAAGAATAGCTCGAGAGAAAGAGAGACTAAAG GAACAGCGACATTTAGTGGACATGATGCAAGCAGAGCGTAAACGTCTAGAGTGTGAGCAGGAACGTGAGCGAGCAGAGCATGAGCGATTGAAGGCATCCATCTTAAAGCACAACACCAGTGCCTGTCTGAATACTACTGTCACTAAAGACACATCAGTATTGGAGGGATCTCCATCTTCCTATAACATGACTCCACAGAG AGTTGTAATACCTTCAACAGCAGAGAATTACAACATCGATGATTTACACAGTGGAGACTCAACAGATGAAGAGGATGCTCCAAGGAAAAACATTCCCTCATGGGCGCAAG